Proteins from a single region of Streptomyces sp. HUAS 15-9:
- a CDS encoding endonuclease/exonuclease/phosphatase family protein, which produces MFDGWRGDPGIWRRGIVTGAIALLLALVMLLHSRIPNRVGNLGSLTETFLPWLGLLIPVLLVLGVVRKSATALIAVLLPGIVWLNLFGGLLTDKTGAGGDLMAATHNVNADNPDPSGTARDVAASGADVLALEELKASAVPVYEKALAPTYRYHSVQGTVGLWSKYPLTGVRAVDVKLGWTRAMRAVVSAPSGQVAVYVAHLPSVRVKMKAGFTARQRDTSADALGEAIADEAVPRVVLLGDLNGTMNDGALNAVTSQLRSTRGAAGSGFGFSWPASFPMARIDQIMVKGVEPKSSWTLPATGSDHLPVAARVKVDTSAS; this is translated from the coding sequence TTGTTCGACGGCTGGCGCGGTGATCCCGGGATCTGGCGCCGGGGCATCGTCACCGGTGCGATCGCGCTGCTCCTCGCTCTGGTGATGCTGCTGCACTCGCGCATCCCCAACAGAGTGGGCAACCTCGGCAGCCTCACGGAGACGTTCCTGCCCTGGCTGGGCCTGCTGATCCCGGTGCTGCTGGTCCTCGGTGTCGTACGGAAGTCGGCGACCGCGCTGATCGCGGTGCTGCTGCCGGGCATCGTGTGGCTGAACCTCTTCGGTGGGCTGCTCACCGACAAGACGGGCGCCGGCGGCGACCTCATGGCCGCGACACACAACGTCAACGCCGACAACCCCGACCCGTCCGGCACGGCACGCGACGTGGCCGCGTCCGGCGCGGACGTGCTGGCGCTGGAGGAGCTGAAGGCCTCCGCCGTGCCGGTGTACGAGAAGGCCCTGGCGCCGACGTACAGGTACCACTCGGTGCAGGGCACCGTCGGGCTGTGGAGCAAGTATCCGCTCACCGGCGTCAGGGCCGTGGACGTCAAGCTGGGCTGGACGCGCGCGATGCGGGCCGTCGTGTCCGCCCCGTCCGGCCAGGTCGCGGTGTACGTCGCCCATCTCCCCTCGGTGCGGGTGAAGATGAAGGCCGGGTTCACCGCGCGGCAGCGCGACACGAGCGCCGACGCGCTCGGCGAGGCCATCGCGGACGAGGCCGTGCCGCGGGTCGTGCTGCTCGGCGACCTGAACGGCACCATGAACGACGGCGCCCTCAACGCCGTCACCTCCCAACTGCGCTCCACGCGGGGCGCGGCGGGTAGCGGCTTCGGGTTCAGCTGGCCGGCGTCCTTCCCGATGGCGCGGATCGACCAGATCATGGTGAAGGGGGTCGAACCGAAGAGCTCGTGGACGCTTCCGGCGACGGGCAGCGACCACCTGCCGGTGGCCGCGCGTGTGAAGGTCGACACATCCGCCTCGTGA
- a CDS encoding NAD(+) synthase has product MNFFSIYQHGFARVAACTGHTVIADPHANAPAVLRHARRCAEEGVAVAVFPEMVLCGYSIEDLLLQDALLDQVEEALGEVVAGSADLLPVLVVGAPLRHRNRVYNCAVIVHRGRILGVVPKSYPPNYREFYERRQIGDGADERGGSIRAGGETVPFGVDLLFAAEDVPGLVLHAEICEDMWVPVPPSAEAALAGATVLVNLSGSPITVGRAEDRKLLCRSASSRCIAAYVYAAAGLGESTTDLSWDGQTMIYENGALLAETERFPLGAEYAVADVDLDLLRQERQRTGTFDDNRRTHRARTSDFRTVGFELDPPLTDLGLRRRLERFPFVPADPDRLALDCYEAYNIQVEGLQQRLAAIGGPKVVIGVSGGLDSTHALIVAARAMDRAGRPRSDILAWTLPGFATSDHTKDNAHALMRSLGVTAAELDITPTARLMLEEMGHPFGSGEPVYDVTFENVQAGLRTDYLFRLANQRGGIVLGTGDLSELALGWSTYGVGDQMSHYNVNSGVPKTLIQHLIRWVIGSGQFDEETGKTLAAILDTEISPELVPGEEMQSTESKIGPYALHDFTLFHVLRYGFRPSKIAFLAWHAWHDEESGAWPPGFPEAKRVAYDLPEIRRWLEVFCRRYFAFAQFKRSAMPNGPKVLAGGSLSPRGDWRAPSDGNARAWLRDLARFDVPET; this is encoded by the coding sequence TTGAACTTCTTCTCGATCTATCAGCACGGCTTCGCACGCGTCGCCGCGTGTACGGGTCACACCGTCATCGCGGACCCGCACGCCAACGCCCCAGCGGTCCTGCGCCACGCACGCCGGTGCGCCGAGGAGGGGGTCGCCGTCGCCGTCTTCCCGGAGATGGTGCTGTGCGGCTACTCGATCGAGGACCTGCTGCTGCAGGACGCGCTGCTCGACCAGGTCGAGGAGGCGCTCGGCGAGGTGGTGGCCGGCTCGGCGGACCTGCTGCCGGTGCTGGTCGTCGGTGCCCCACTGCGCCACCGCAACCGGGTCTACAACTGCGCGGTGATCGTGCACCGCGGCCGGATCCTCGGTGTGGTCCCCAAGTCGTACCCGCCGAACTACCGGGAGTTCTACGAGCGTCGGCAGATCGGCGACGGCGCCGACGAGCGCGGCGGATCGATCCGGGCCGGCGGCGAGACCGTACCGTTCGGCGTGGACCTGCTGTTCGCGGCGGAGGACGTCCCCGGTCTCGTACTGCACGCGGAGATCTGCGAGGACATGTGGGTGCCGGTGCCGCCCAGCGCGGAGGCGGCCCTCGCCGGCGCGACCGTCCTCGTCAATCTCTCGGGCAGTCCGATCACGGTCGGGCGCGCCGAGGACCGCAAGCTGCTGTGCCGCTCGGCGTCCTCCCGCTGCATCGCCGCGTACGTCTACGCGGCGGCCGGCCTCGGCGAGTCGACCACAGACCTGTCCTGGGACGGGCAGACCATGATCTACGAGAACGGCGCACTGCTGGCCGAGACCGAGCGGTTCCCGCTCGGCGCCGAGTACGCGGTGGCCGACGTGGACCTCGACCTGCTGCGGCAGGAGCGGCAGCGGACGGGCACGTTCGACGACAACCGCCGTACGCACAGGGCGCGGACGAGTGACTTCCGGACGGTTGGGTTCGAACTCGATCCGCCGCTCACCGACCTGGGGCTGCGCCGTCGCCTGGAGCGCTTCCCGTTCGTGCCGGCCGACCCCGACCGCCTCGCCCTGGACTGCTACGAGGCGTACAACATCCAGGTCGAGGGCCTCCAGCAGCGGCTGGCGGCGATCGGCGGCCCGAAGGTGGTCATCGGGGTGTCCGGCGGCCTGGACTCCACGCACGCGCTGATCGTCGCCGCCCGCGCGATGGACCGCGCGGGCCGCCCGCGCAGCGACATCCTGGCCTGGACGCTGCCCGGCTTCGCCACCAGCGACCACACCAAGGACAACGCGCATGCGCTGATGCGTTCCCTGGGTGTCACCGCGGCCGAGCTGGACATCACACCGACCGCACGGCTCATGCTGGAGGAGATGGGTCACCCGTTCGGCTCCGGCGAGCCGGTGTACGACGTCACCTTCGAGAACGTGCAGGCGGGTCTGCGCACGGACTATCTCTTCCGGCTGGCCAACCAGCGCGGCGGCATCGTGCTCGGCACCGGTGACCTCTCGGAGCTGGCGCTCGGCTGGTCCACGTACGGCGTGGGCGACCAGATGAGCCACTACAACGTCAACTCGGGCGTGCCGAAGACGCTGATCCAGCATCTGATCCGCTGGGTCATCGGCAGCGGCCAGTTCGACGAGGAGACCGGCAAGACGCTGGCCGCGATCCTCGACACGGAGATCAGCCCGGAGCTGGTGCCGGGCGAGGAGATGCAGTCGACGGAGTCGAAGATCGGCCCGTACGCACTGCACGACTTCACGCTCTTCCACGTGCTGCGGTACGGCTTCCGGCCGTCGAAGATCGCCTTCCTGGCCTGGCACGCCTGGCACGACGAGGAGTCCGGGGCGTGGCCCCCTGGCTTCCCGGAGGCCAAGCGGGTGGCGTACGACCTGCCGGAGATCCGGCGCTGGCTGGAGGTCTTCTGCCGCCGCTACTTCGCGTTCGCGCAGTTCAAGCGCTCGGCCATGCCGAACGGGCCAAAGGTCCTGGCCGGCGGTTCGCTCTCCCCGCGGGGCGACTGGCGTGCACCGTCGGACGGCAACGCACGGGCCTGGCTGCGGGACCTGGCCCGGTTCGACGTCCCGGAGACGTGA
- a CDS encoding DUF6215 domain-containing protein produces MLGLLLRVLPFWVREPLFIVIGSVFGLRLMYLAARDSDGVAGAIGAAFLVFTAIRVHTVVRALRAHRNQGQGSASAAGGTVTDTAAPATALDQAQAPTADPIAASAPAGSHAGAGTGPRPGPDKPEKDHNAWGQAVAALAVFGALAAAVWLGDRVMPVNANAPQPASCSDTEHEKLPKAYERTPRAVTGDDLCKALNRPDLARLLGTPEEVASSASGSSGTAPLTDGKVAEPDAQIDFDTYSVKLSATYDKMSTAQYVRLIDIAGDRIENDVRTLKVLGRPAVFSSDHTMKLEINLGGDQKGTPVQQGPLARTLSVALDRKDLGGYYDITVWSQTGALPNDGALVDIAEKVLPTIPERGVH; encoded by the coding sequence ATGCTTGGTCTACTCCTGCGCGTGCTGCCCTTCTGGGTCCGCGAACCCCTGTTCATCGTGATCGGGTCCGTCTTCGGCCTGCGCCTCATGTATCTCGCCGCCCGCGACAGCGACGGGGTCGCGGGCGCCATCGGGGCGGCGTTCCTCGTGTTCACGGCGATACGCGTCCACACGGTGGTCCGGGCGCTGCGCGCGCACCGGAACCAGGGCCAGGGTTCGGCGTCCGCCGCAGGCGGGACGGTGACCGATACCGCCGCCCCGGCCACGGCCTTGGATCAGGCCCAGGCCCCCACCGCGGACCCGATTGCGGCCTCGGCACCGGCCGGAAGCCATGCCGGAGCCGGAACCGGACCACGTCCCGGCCCGGACAAGCCGGAGAAGGACCACAACGCTTGGGGCCAGGCCGTCGCGGCCCTGGCCGTGTTCGGGGCGCTCGCGGCCGCGGTGTGGCTGGGCGACCGCGTGATGCCGGTCAACGCCAACGCGCCGCAGCCCGCCTCCTGTTCGGACACGGAACACGAGAAGCTGCCGAAGGCGTACGAGAGGACGCCCCGGGCGGTGACCGGCGACGATCTGTGCAAGGCGCTCAACCGGCCCGACCTGGCCCGGCTCCTGGGAACGCCCGAAGAAGTCGCGAGCTCCGCTTCCGGCAGCAGCGGCACCGCACCCCTGACCGACGGGAAGGTCGCCGAGCCGGACGCCCAGATCGACTTCGACACGTACAGCGTGAAGCTCTCGGCCACCTACGACAAGATGTCGACCGCCCAGTACGTGCGGCTGATCGACATCGCGGGTGACAGGATCGAGAACGACGTCAGGACGCTCAAGGTTCTCGGCCGGCCCGCGGTCTTCTCCTCGGACCACACCATGAAGTTGGAGATCAATCTCGGCGGTGACCAGAAGGGCACGCCGGTCCAGCAGGGTCCGTTGGCCAGGACGCTGTCAGTGGCCCTCGACCGGAAGGACCTCGGCGGCTACTACGACATCACCGTGTGGAGCCAGACCGGCGCCCTCCCCAACGACGGGGCTCTCGTCGACATCGCCGAGAAGGTCCTGCCGACGATCCCCGAAAGGGGCGTTCACTGA
- a CDS encoding DUF397 domain-containing protein, with protein MASNRIDLSDALWFKSSYSNGDGGDCVEVAGDFPGAALWRKSSYSNGDGGNCLEVADSIHGLVPVRDSKVPHGPALILSAAAWAPFVASLTSRAASRPGSRSGRRG; from the coding sequence ATGGCAAGCAACCGGATCGACTTGAGTGACGCGCTCTGGTTCAAGAGCAGCTACAGCAATGGTGACGGTGGGGACTGCGTCGAAGTCGCCGGCGACTTCCCCGGCGCCGCCCTCTGGCGCAAGTCGAGCTACAGCAACGGCGACGGCGGCAACTGCCTCGAAGTCGCCGACAGCATCCACGGACTCGTCCCCGTCCGTGACTCCAAGGTCCCCCACGGCCCCGCCCTCATCCTCAGCGCCGCCGCCTGGGCCCCCTTCGTCGCCTCGCTCACGTCTCGGGCCGCTTCGCGGCCCGGGTCCCGGTCCGGTCGGCGCGGCTGA
- a CDS encoding helix-turn-helix domain-containing protein: MARRKDIDGSMSVPTFYGKELRWKREAAGMSLEAFLEGSFYGKTFLSDIERGERRMPIDLARHADRVLNTDGFFERHCEDVRKARRGPHAAYFEKVLEAEKYAESIEEWCPITFPGLLQTAPYARALVRSAHPAASDEWVEEKVTARLARARLFEEDHSTPDYWAVLHESLIADPILLPLEMAEQLDRAVELAERRRITPQIVPRTCGPYPLMAASIKVMTFPDAPPLLYIEASYSGDTIDDPALVKQYRKAYDRLRAVALSPDTSLDMIKAAAEDYRNGKQPDRLE, translated from the coding sequence ATGGCACGGCGCAAGGACATTGACGGCTCGATGAGCGTCCCGACCTTCTACGGCAAGGAGTTGCGGTGGAAGCGGGAGGCGGCGGGGATGTCGTTGGAGGCGTTCCTTGAGGGCAGCTTCTACGGCAAGACGTTCCTCAGCGACATCGAGCGCGGGGAACGGAGGATGCCGATCGATCTGGCCCGGCATGCGGACCGGGTGCTCAACACCGACGGGTTCTTCGAGCGGCACTGCGAGGATGTGCGGAAGGCGCGGAGGGGACCGCATGCTGCCTACTTCGAGAAGGTCCTGGAGGCGGAGAAGTACGCGGAGTCCATTGAGGAGTGGTGCCCCATCACCTTCCCCGGGCTGCTCCAGACCGCCCCGTACGCTCGGGCGCTGGTCCGGTCGGCTCACCCGGCGGCCTCCGACGAATGGGTCGAGGAGAAGGTGACGGCCCGACTCGCCCGCGCCCGCCTCTTCGAGGAGGATCACTCCACCCCGGACTACTGGGCGGTCCTGCACGAGTCGCTCATCGCGGATCCGATCCTTCTTCCGCTGGAGATGGCCGAACAGCTGGACCGGGCCGTGGAGTTGGCCGAACGACGCCGGATCACTCCGCAGATCGTTCCGCGGACGTGCGGCCCGTATCCCCTGATGGCCGCCTCCATCAAGGTCATGACCTTCCCGGACGCACCGCCGCTGCTCTACATCGAGGCGTCGTACAGCGGTGACACCATCGACGATCCGGCCCTCGTGAAGCAGTACCGCAAGGCATACGATCGGCTCAGGGCCGTCGCGCTGTCACCAGACACGTCCCTCGACATGATCAAGGCAGCGGCAGAGGATTACCGAAATGGCAAGCAACCGGATCGACTTGAGTGA
- a CDS encoding ATP-binding protein: MTPYELRLLATPKAVPELRHHLRDHDFDVRLCATELLTNVINHVGEGTPVTVRVIGKPGHGHTRIEVTDPDTRTLPILLSASATKDSESGRGMALLDALTDRWGVDQAPDRKTVWCELRN; the protein is encoded by the coding sequence ATGACGCCATACGAACTCCGGCTGCTCGCCACGCCGAAGGCCGTACCGGAACTCCGCCACCATCTCCGCGACCACGACTTCGACGTACGTCTGTGTGCGACGGAGCTGCTGACGAACGTCATCAACCACGTGGGCGAGGGCACGCCCGTGACCGTCAGGGTCATCGGCAAGCCGGGGCACGGCCACACCCGCATCGAGGTGACTGACCCCGACACCCGCACCCTGCCCATCCTGCTGTCAGCCTCGGCAACGAAGGATTCCGAGTCCGGGCGAGGCATGGCCCTACTCGACGCACTGACCGACCGGTGGGGCGTGGACCAGGCCCCGGACCGCAAGACGGTGTGGTGCGAACTGAGGAACTGA
- a CDS encoding SUKH-4 family immunity protein produces MLFDVTRSELADIFGENRIATLPATAFPPSTADTEGARLLQTVGVPTGTLWLREPDEDDGLLPLVQDVVHNEDFEDAVEGTGDWPVIGWLLNAHLALDPGTGKVYAFDAGEETVQELHTDVSSLVQVTLRFQRLLEEFTFSGDDGDEEADFERLEREVERICQETSSIDPLPFQDDETVWSVVGEEIAMGQRFKGDSPGARSLYG; encoded by the coding sequence GTGCTTTTCGACGTCACCCGTAGCGAACTCGCCGACATCTTCGGCGAGAACCGGATCGCGACCCTGCCCGCCACCGCCTTCCCACCCTCCACCGCGGACACAGAGGGCGCCCGCCTCCTGCAGACCGTCGGCGTTCCCACCGGGACGCTCTGGTTGCGTGAGCCCGACGAGGACGACGGCCTGCTGCCCCTCGTCCAGGACGTCGTCCACAACGAGGACTTCGAGGACGCTGTGGAAGGCACGGGTGACTGGCCCGTCATCGGCTGGCTGCTCAACGCCCACCTCGCCCTCGACCCCGGCACGGGCAAGGTGTACGCCTTCGACGCCGGCGAGGAGACCGTGCAGGAACTCCACACGGACGTCTCCTCCCTCGTCCAGGTCACCCTTCGGTTCCAGCGCCTGCTCGAGGAGTTCACCTTCAGCGGCGACGACGGCGACGAGGAAGCCGACTTCGAGCGCCTGGAGCGCGAGGTTGAGCGCATTTGTCAGGAGACGAGCAGCATTGACCCGCTCCCCTTCCAGGACGACGAGACCGTCTGGTCGGTGGTCGGCGAGGAGATCGCCATGGGTCAACGCTTCAAGGGCGACAGCCCGGGAGCCCGCTCGCTCTACGGGTGA
- a CDS encoding MFS transporter codes for MPLALLALAVGAFGIGTTEFVIMGLLPDVATDLHISIPTAGHLVSAYALGVVIGAPLLAALTARMPRRTVLMALMGLFVAGNALSALAPGYDSLLAARFLSGLPHGAFFGVGAVVATNMVTPERKARSVSLMFLGLTVANIAGVPVATLMGQHLGWRATFLGVSAIGVAAIASLALLIPRARTDAPSVGLRGELSALNSLPVWLALGTTVTGFGALFAAYSYVTPMLTDAAGYADSSVTLLLALFGVGATVGNLVGGRLADHAMRRTLFGGLLSLTAVLLLFPLLMSTPLTAALAVILLGTAAFITGSPLQLMVMEKASAAPSLASSANQAAFNLANAGGAWIGGLALAADFGVTSPAVAGAGLAVLGLAVASTAYLVDRHRATPSAGLAERVVASHVPEQPGALQH; via the coding sequence ATGCCCCTGGCCCTGCTCGCGCTGGCCGTAGGCGCCTTCGGTATCGGCACGACCGAATTCGTCATCATGGGCCTCCTGCCCGACGTCGCGACCGACCTGCACATCTCGATCCCCACCGCCGGGCACCTGGTCTCGGCGTACGCGCTCGGCGTGGTGATCGGCGCCCCGCTGCTGGCCGCGCTGACCGCCCGTATGCCCCGCCGCACCGTCCTCATGGCCCTGATGGGCCTGTTCGTCGCGGGCAACGCGCTGTCCGCCCTCGCCCCCGGCTACGACTCGCTCCTCGCGGCACGCTTCCTGAGCGGTCTGCCGCACGGCGCCTTCTTCGGCGTCGGCGCGGTGGTCGCGACGAACATGGTGACGCCGGAGCGCAAGGCCCGCTCCGTCTCCCTGATGTTCCTCGGCCTGACCGTCGCCAACATCGCGGGTGTGCCGGTGGCCACGCTCATGGGCCAGCACCTGGGCTGGCGGGCGACGTTCCTGGGCGTGAGCGCGATCGGGGTGGCGGCGATAGCGTCCCTGGCCCTGCTGATCCCGCGGGCTCGCACCGACGCCCCCTCCGTGGGCCTGCGAGGCGAGTTGTCGGCGCTCAACTCGCTGCCGGTGTGGCTGGCACTCGGTACCACGGTGACGGGCTTCGGCGCGCTCTTCGCGGCGTACAGCTACGTCACGCCGATGCTGACGGACGCCGCCGGTTACGCCGACTCCAGCGTGACGCTGCTGCTGGCGCTGTTCGGCGTGGGTGCGACGGTGGGCAACCTGGTGGGCGGCCGGCTGGCGGACCACGCGATGCGGCGTACGCTGTTCGGGGGCCTGCTGTCGCTGACGGCGGTCCTGCTCCTGTTCCCCCTCCTCATGAGCACGCCGCTGACGGCGGCCCTGGCAGTGATTCTGCTGGGCACGGCGGCATTCATCACGGGTTCCCCCCTCCAACTGATGGTCATGGAAAAGGCCTCCGCGGCCCCCTCCCTGGCCTCCTCGGCCAACCAGGCGGCCTTCAACCTCGCCAACGCGGGCGGAGCCTGGATAGGCGGCCTGGCCCTGGCGGCCGACTTCGGGGTGACGTCCCCGGCGGTGGCGGGGGCGGGGCTGGCGGTACTGGGACTCGCCGTGGCGAGTACGGCGTACTTGGTGGACCGGCACCGGGCAACTCCGTCGGCCGGCCTCGCCGAGCGGGTGGTTGCGTCACACGTGCCGGAGCAGCCGGGGGCGCTGCAGCACTGA
- a CDS encoding endonuclease/exonuclease/phosphatase family protein yields MAQQAYMTETDNGGSGPEHRGSRLRHLLGRLRRSLFDGWRGDPRIWRRGIVTAVIALLLALVMLVHSRIPNRVGNLGSLTETFLPWLVLLIPVLLVLGAVRKSATALIAVLLPAIVWLNLFGGLLTDKTNSGGDLMVATHNVNADNPDPSATARDVAASGADVLALEELKASAVPLYEKALAATYKYHSVQGTVGLWSKYPLTAVRAVDIKLGWTRAMRATVAAPTGQVAVYVAHLPSVRVKMEAGFTARQRDKSADALGEAIADEPLRRVVLLGDLNGTMNDRSLNAVTSQLRSTQGAAGSGFGFSWPASFPMARIDQIMVKGVEPESSWTLPKTNSDHLPVAARVKVDTSS; encoded by the coding sequence ATGGCGCAGCAGGCGTACATGACGGAGACGGACAACGGCGGCTCGGGGCCCGAGCACCGGGGATCCCGGCTTCGGCACCTGCTGGGGCGCCTGCGCAGAAGCCTGTTCGACGGCTGGCGCGGAGATCCGCGCATCTGGCGTCGAGGCATCGTCACGGCCGTGATCGCGCTGCTGCTCGCCCTGGTGATGCTGGTGCACTCACGCATCCCGAACCGGGTGGGCAACCTCGGCAGTCTCACAGAGACGTTCCTGCCCTGGCTGGTCCTGCTGATCCCGGTGCTGCTCGTCCTCGGGGCCGTACGGAAGTCGGCGACCGCGCTGATCGCGGTGCTGCTTCCGGCCATTGTGTGGCTGAACCTCTTCGGCGGCCTGCTCACCGACAAGACGAACTCCGGCGGCGACCTGATGGTCGCGACGCACAACGTCAACGCCGACAACCCGGACCCGTCCGCCACGGCCAGGGATGTGGCCGCGTCCGGCGCGGACGTGCTGGCGCTCGAGGAACTGAAGGCGTCGGCCGTACCGCTGTACGAGAAGGCGCTGGCGGCGACCTACAAGTACCACTCCGTACAGGGCACGGTCGGCCTGTGGAGCAAGTACCCGCTCACCGCGGTCAGGGCCGTGGACATCAAGCTGGGCTGGACCCGCGCCATGCGCGCGACGGTGGCCGCGCCGACCGGTCAGGTCGCGGTCTACGTAGCCCATCTCCCCTCGGTACGGGTGAAGATGGAAGCCGGCTTCACCGCCCGCCAGCGCGACAAGAGCGCCGACGCACTCGGCGAGGCCATCGCCGACGAGCCACTGCGGCGGGTGGTGCTGCTCGGCGACCTGAACGGCACCATGAACGACCGTTCCCTGAACGCCGTCACCTCCCAGCTGCGCTCCACACAGGGCGCGGCGGGCAGCGGCTTCGGCTTCAGCTGGCCGGCCTCGTTCCCGATGGCGCGGATCGACCAGATCATGGTCAAGGGTGTCGAGCCGGAGAGCTCGTGGACACTGCCGAAGACGAACAGCGACCACTTGCCGGTCGCGGCACGTGTGAAGGTCGACACGTCCTCGTAA
- a CDS encoding TetR/AcrR family transcriptional regulator, producing MSLADSRPQQLGPVRGRPRSEAVEHAILEGVMKLLEEGVPLAELSIERVARTAGVGKATIYRRWSGKEDLFVDVMRAAEPPDPVLPGTSMRDDLVVLLESLRQRGLVSRSSAILHNVHVQMKSSPRIWAAYHAGVITPRRNLGLEVLRRGQRNGELREDVDIELANDMFVGPMLVRSTLRPDAELPEGLAEQIVDTVLEGLRPVSRPGT from the coding sequence GTGAGTCTTGCCGACAGCCGGCCGCAGCAGCTCGGTCCCGTACGGGGCCGCCCGCGCAGCGAGGCCGTGGAACACGCCATTCTGGAAGGCGTGATGAAGCTCCTGGAGGAGGGCGTGCCCCTCGCCGAGCTCTCCATCGAGCGCGTCGCCCGCACCGCCGGCGTCGGCAAGGCCACCATCTACCGCCGCTGGAGCGGCAAGGAGGACCTCTTCGTCGACGTCATGCGCGCCGCCGAGCCCCCCGACCCCGTGCTCCCCGGCACCTCGATGCGCGACGACCTGGTCGTCCTGCTCGAATCGCTGCGCCAACGCGGGCTGGTCAGCCGCTCGTCGGCGATCCTGCACAACGTCCACGTCCAGATGAAGAGCAGCCCCAGGATCTGGGCCGCCTACCACGCCGGAGTGATAACTCCCCGGCGCAACCTGGGCCTCGAAGTGCTGCGCCGCGGACAGCGCAACGGCGAGCTCCGCGAGGACGTCGACATCGAACTGGCCAACGACATGTTCGTCGGCCCCATGCTCGTCCGCTCCACCCTGCGCCCCGACGCGGAGCTCCCGGAAGGGCTGGCGGAGCAGATCGTCGACACGGTGCTCGAAGGCCTACGGCCCGTCAGCCGACCCGGCACTTAG